The DNA window aggaaaaggaaaaggaaaaggaaaaggaaaaggaaaaggaaaaggaaaaggaaaaggaaaaggtaaGTATCTACAAAATCATATGTGCAACACCAGTTTGAGTTGAATGGCACTAAcaaattattctttttaaatCTATCAAAATCCAGAACTTGCACAAACATTTCCTTCCTTGCTGGTAGCGCTACAAATATAAGATAGTAATACAAAGAAACAAAGCATTCATGAGGTCAAATCAAATGACATTTACACCTAAACTTTCTTACAATAAATATCAGGCAAAATAACAACAAATGGAGTTCTATAACTGAAACATGATGACACACAGATCAGTATGCCAAGTAAAGGGTAACTATTTCAGCctgctgggcaaactcgaagcTTGCTGGCAACATAGAGGAGATGGCTGATGTTCGTTGATGGGTAGTTTTGGAGCAACTTTAGATTAGATGTAAAGTCACCAGCAAGCAGACGCTTACGCACAATAATCAGCATTGCACAACAAACTCGGAGTAGTGTTTCCTGCAATTTGGAAATTGCTTAACATCACCTCTATATCGATCCCAAGAAAATCATTAGTCAAACAAGACATCAGCTATATGTATCAGCTTCAAACATGTATCATGGAAGGTCGGCCAACTGCCATACCATCTGTGGCTCAACATAAGCAAACGCTTGCACACAATAATCAGAAGACCTATTAAataacccccccccccctctcccCAACAAAAAAATTGTAGTAATAACAAAATTGTTTAGAGTAGCTACCATTACCGTACATCTGCAAATGTAATTCGTATATGAAATACTTTAAGAAAGTGACCTACCTGAGGACCGTCAGGGTCACTCAGAAGCGTGTCCCAGATTAAGAGAATGTCAGGAAAATTGAACTCTTGGGTCAAAAGGAGTGTTATCCACCGAAAGGCATAAAACTGGGGATTAACCTGCAAGTACATACAAATGAATTTAGAAAAGGAAAACTAATAGTTATCCatgtaaaaaaaaagtagagaagtAATTTCTCACTTTTGTTGTCATCTCAAGATGCCGCCATAGTTCTTCATCATGCTCCTTTAAAAGCTGTGATAATCTTTTAATGGTGGAACGAATCCCCACAACACTATTATCAAGCTGCTGAACAAAATTGTCCCGGAACCCGCCTATCAACTCCACGAAACAGAAGAAAGTATCTGCTTCAGCAGAAGCCTGCAGAACTTGGCAAAAGAAAGtattaattgtaaaaaaaaaataacaatacaaAAATTCATCATTAAAAGCATGCACAATGTTACAAACAAAGAAACTTATCTCACATATTGAGATTTGAGATTTGGTTACATGATCATCTCATTGTACTTATTCTTTTGAGAGGATGGAGCAACAGTGTAGATAGGTTAGTCATTGCATGAGCCAATATTGATAGGTAACCACAAGCTTAATTTGATGAAAGAAGGGCAAGATTTATGCAGTATCCAAGTAGCATAAAATTTTCATCGATATCCAATTAGCATAGATGAAAGGAGAGCTTATAGGGGCTTCAAACAGCTAAAAACTCTCAATTATATGAAATGGAATAATTAGTTTTCTAGTTGGTAGAATAATTTACTTAAAGACAAGAAGATTCCATCTCATTCTAAACTAATAGGTTAAGTAGCACTTCGTCATCATAACAAGCAAGAGCTATCCAAGAAAGTAACATACCGCATATTCCTCATTGGGATCATTTTTGAACACGTAGTATAAAGGCGCTAAGAGTTCATTCATCCCTTGTACATATCTTATTCCAGGATTGAGTtttgcaaatacaattaaaatattccttaaaGCCTCCTGAAAGCAAGATCACATAAGCAAGTGAAATAAGTTCAGCAAGATGTCAACAACAAGAACATAATACAGAGTATAACTTGAGCTTACTTGGTTGGATTTAGCAAAAGCTGAGTCCCCAGAGAAAAAGTTTATGCCTGGATGAGTACGGTTGACATCTCTGTCAATTTGTTCCAAGATTTCAGCATCCTACAAAGCATATGCATTCCAGCCAAATGGTCAAATACTGGTGTTAAGATTGATCACAACAttccattaattttataaaagtgGGACAAATTTAACTTCATTTCAAGCAAGTAGGACCTGGCTTGCATAAAATATAATATCACTATCAGTGATACATGACTCTTTGGAAAGAATTAAAGGTACCTGAAAGAATTGATTCCATATGCTACTTTCTCCAAGACTCAAGGGATGCTCTCCATGAGTTATTTCCGATCTTGAGAGGAAACCTGGGCTGCCATCAGGTTCATTTTTCTCATGACTTGATTTTTCCAGCCTCCTCGTAATATCTGACTGACTAGCCACAAAAACATTCAGAAAATTCCAATAATTGGAAGATGGGTGGAAAAACATAAAGCAATACAAGTCTTTGAAGTTTGACAAAGATTGATTTAGCAAAGTGCGTTAGCAAAACTAAAGAGTTCCAGGAATTTTCTGTCAACAATATTAACAAAAGTTGAAAATAATTATGTAGATTAACACTTAAGTGGTGTAGATATGTAGTCACCCATTTACTTGTACTTCataattttcatataaaatttaaatttcttaTTTGTCACTAAAACAAAAAAGAGCGATTCACAAGCACAAAATGTCATGTCATAGATGACTAGTTTATTTCAACTCAAGGGATTTCAAATACATTAGCCCAACCGGATAAGGAAAACTAGCTACAATTCAAAGGTCGATATAAACATGTCATATATGGCTAGTTCATTTCACCTGTCAAGGAATTTTAAAAGCATTATCCAACTGAAGTAaggaaaattagaaaaaacTGAAACATTGTTTTTAAGATATCAGATTATAAAATAGGCCACAAGGTATTGTTTCTTTGCAATAACTTACTATGGGCTATGGGACTAAAAACATATAAGACATACAAAACTTAATACACAAAGCACGAAAAACAGTCTAACACAGCAGATGAAATAAGAAGATTATGGGTCCTTTTTCCAATTTCACACACACTGCACTAGTGAAATTGGCATCATTGTGTTCACATATTATCCAAATCTTAATGAACTTACAGGATTGATAAATAACTCCTCTTTGAAATGTTTATATTGAGAACGTTTCTTGGCCAACTCTGAAGGCCAAAGAGAGCGATCGGGAGGTAGATACCCCAACAATAGCTAAGAAAATTAAAGGAAAATTCATAAGTTAGCTATATGTTAGGCAAGTAGGAACCAAGTGTAGAACAGGCACAGATATCAATATCATTCTAACTTACACCTCATACCTTCCACACAATTGAGCGAATTCCAGCTCCATCAGGTATGCCTTCTGATGCTAACCTCCTCAGTTCTCCCATAATTATAACCTTCCTTGACAGCTGAGGTTAAGAAACACACAAAGTATCacacaaaaatacaaaataacaATGGAGCTCATAAAGActggagaaaaaaaaatgaagacaaCAAAGTCATAGTGCCAGAGAGATGGGTTCTCCAATACAATACTGCTAAGTACTAAATCATGTTCATTACATTCTGCAACTTGACCAAGGAGGACAAATATTTCACATTGTCAACCGAGTCATATCATTCTTGAATACAACTCTCTACTTTTTATGTGAATGTATGTACTGCAGATAGATAAAGAGACACAGAGTCCAAATAACAAAACATGCCTAATAAACTCAAAATAAGTAGGCTGCCAGATGCCAAATTAAAGTATATATTTGTTTGCAAATAGAAGAACCATAGATATTACCCACAATACCCTAGCCCTAGGGTCACTATCTTCACACAGAGGAAAACACCCTCTCCATCTTTTATTGAGTAGAAGTCTGTTGATCTTCATATCAAGGTCGTGAATCATACTACAAGGTTTTCTATGTAAGAGATGACCGTGGGCGCAGACAAAGGGAACAAGGACCATCCCAGTGTCTCCTTGTCAAGAAAGAGTTGTGTTTATCACGACTATGCCAAGCATCTTGACATTGTGCTAACAAAGGCCATGTGCCTTATACATAACTAAGTAGTTGAACTGATAATTCTTTTGGATTCTGAAATATTCCGAGCTATAACTCTTAGAATTTATGAACACAACCGTAACAATTTGGTCATATAGATTAAGGAAATCCTATAAACAACATTAAGGAGTTTCATATTTTTAGGAGTAGGT is part of the Salvia splendens isolate huo1 chromosome 6, SspV2, whole genome shotgun sequence genome and encodes:
- the LOC121807077 gene encoding TBC1 domain family member 13-like; amino-acid sequence: MVKKGVPDWLNSSLWSTPNPPPSPPPNDALKPSPPVVEPTPPVPTPEPPAASSVASAAKTEIRDPLSSTYCSNSSVSHSDEENGSSSANSTVSGGGAAVAPAPALPAAEVISRQTQLLQELSRKVIIMGELRRLASEGIPDGAGIRSIVWKLLLGYLPPDRSLWPSELAKKRSQYKHFKEELFINPSDITRRLEKSSHEKNEPDGSPGFLSRSEITHGEHPLSLGESSIWNQFFQDAEILEQIDRDVNRTHPGINFFSGDSAFAKSNQEALRNILIVFAKLNPGIRYVQGMNELLAPLYYVFKNDPNEEYAASAEADTFFCFVELIGGFRDNFVQQLDNSVVGIRSTIKRLSQLLKEHDEELWRHLEMTTKVNPQFYAFRWITLLLTQEFNFPDILLIWDTLLSDPDGPQETLLRVCCAMLIIVRKRLLAGDFTSNLKLLQNYPSTNISHLLYVASKLRVCPAG